From a single Camelus bactrianus isolate YW-2024 breed Bactrian camel chromosome 11, ASM4877302v1, whole genome shotgun sequence genomic region:
- the ATP5MK gene encoding ATP synthase F(0) complex subunit k, mitochondrial isoform X1, producing MTEIMAGPETDAQFHFTGIKKYFNSYTLTGRMNCVLATYGSIALLVLYFKLRSKKTAAVKAT from the exons ATG actgaaatcatggCAGGTCCAGAAACTGATGCCCAATTCCATTTCACTGGcatcaaaaaatatttcaacTCTTACACTCTCACAGGGAGAATGAAT tgtGTTCTGGCCACATATGGAAGCATTGCTTTGTTAGTCTTATACTTCAAGTTAAGGTCTAAAAAAACTGCAGCTGTGAAAGCAACATAA
- the ATP5MK gene encoding ATP synthase F(0) complex subunit k, mitochondrial isoform X2 — protein MAGPETDAQFHFTGIKKYFNSYTLTGRMNCVLATYGSIALLVLYFKLRSKKTAAVKAT, from the exons atggCAGGTCCAGAAACTGATGCCCAATTCCATTTCACTGGcatcaaaaaatatttcaacTCTTACACTCTCACAGGGAGAATGAAT tgtGTTCTGGCCACATATGGAAGCATTGCTTTGTTAGTCTTATACTTCAAGTTAAGGTCTAAAAAAACTGCAGCTGTGAAAGCAACATAA